In the genome of Nonomuraea sp. NBC_00507, the window TGCTCGGCAATTAGACGCTGCCCGCTGCTGCTCGGCACCGCCTGGCTGTTCAACGAGGGCGCGTTCACCGCGGTCACGTTGACCGCATGCTGGTCGGCGGTGCTGTTCGTGGCCTCGGCGGGGGCGAGTTCGGCGACACCGCGCTCGCATTCACCATCGGCGCGCTGGTGATGATCGCCGGGGTGACGCGGGCCGCATGACCTCGGCCCCGGCGAGGGCCCCTCTCAGTACGCTGGCCACCGTGACCGAATCGCGGGAAAAGGAGCTGTACGTCATCGTGTGCGCGGCAGAGCCGGCCGCGGAGGTCGGCCGCCTCGTCGCCATGGCGCAGGACGAGGGATGGATCGTCCAGATCGTCGCCACTCCGTCGGCCCTGGACTTCATCGACGTGCCGGCACTGGAACTGCAGACCGGCCGCCCGGTCCGCAGCCGCTACCGCAAGCCGTCCGAGCCCAAGCCGCCCCGGGCCGACGCCATCATCGTGGCCCCGGCCACGTACAACACGATCAACAAGTTCGCCCAGGGCATCGCGGACACCTACGCGCTGGGTGTCCTGGCCGAGGCGCCCGGCCTCGGCATCCCGGTTGTCGTGGTGCCCGTCGTCAACAGCGCCCTGGCCGCCCGGATCCCGTACCGGCGCAGTGTTGAGGAGCTGCGGGCGGACGGCGTGCGTGTGCTGTCCGGGTTGGACTGGAAACGAGCGCTGACCGAGCTCAGCTCGTCGGACTAGCCCATACGGCGAGGAGGTCTTCGGGGTCCAGACCTGGTAGCGAGGGAGGCCGGACTCCTACTTTGGCGGCTTGAGCCTGACACTGTGTGAGGCGGTATGCCAGATGTACGTACTTCGAGGAGGAACATCGTGGAGATGGCGGAGCGAGTTGATGAGGTACTGCAGGCGGGTGCGGCGCCTGGCTTCCACGGGCTCGTGGTGATGCGGGGTGGGGAGGTCGTTCTCGAGCGTTACGGGGCGGGGGTCGATTACCGGCTGGGTGATTCACTGGGGCATGTCGTGTTCGATCGAGACACGTTGCACGACATGCGGTCGGTCTCCAAGAGCATCGTGGCGCTGCTGTACGGCATCGCGCTGGGCGATGGGCTGGTACCGGAGCCGGGGGCGGGGCTGGTGGCGCAGTTTCCGGAATATCGGGATTTGGTGGAGGATCCGGAGAAGGCTCGTCTCACCGTCGAGCATGCGATCACCATGACGCTCGGACTCGAATGGAACGAGGACGCCCCCTACACGAGCACCGCCAACAGCGAGATCGCGATGGAGTTCGCGCCCGACCGCTACCGCTATGTGCTGGAGCGGCCGGTCGTCGAGGAGGCGGGAAAGTTCTGGCACTATTGCGGGGGCGCGACCGCGCTGCTCGGTGGGATCATCGCGCGCGGGACGGGGCAGCCCTTGGAGGACTACGCCGCCACGGCGCTCTTCCGGCCGCTAGGGATCACCGACTTCGACTGGTCCAAGGGGATGCACGGGGTGGTGTCGGCTGCGGCCGGGATACGGCTGCGGCCGGTCGACCTGGCCGCCATCGGGCAGCTCGTGCTCGACGGCGGCCGCGGGATCGTGCCGGGCGAATGGCTCCAGGAGATGCTCCGGCCGCGGGTGAACATCGCCGAGGGGTTCGAGTACGGCTATCAGTGGTATCTGGTCACCGGCGACCGTCCCCACGTCAAGGGCATCGGGAACGGCGGGCAGGAGCTGCTCGTCCTCCCCGGGGAAGACCTGGTCGTGGCCGTGACGGCGGGCGAGTACGACGGTGACTCGGCCAGTTCCAGGGCCGTGCTCAAGGCCGTGCTCACGGAATGAGCAGGATCCGGCCTGTGGCCGCGCGGCTCTCCAGGAGGCGGTGGGCCTGCGTGGCCTCCTCCAGCGGCAGCGTGCGGTCGATGAAGGCCTGGCTGCGTCCCGACGCCAGCCGGGCCAGCATCTCCGGATAGTGGGTGCCGAACGCCGCAGCGGCCCAGGCCGGACCGCTGCAGCCGGTGAGCGTCACGCCGCGTTCCATGAGGTCGGCGGCCGTGATGGCGGGAGGTTCGCCGCTCAGCAGCCCGTAGTAGAGCATGCGGCCCGAACCCGGGGTGAGGCGGTCGAGCACTTGTCTGGCCGTCGTCCCGGCGATGGACTCGAAGACCACGTCCACGTCCGGCAGCTCCGCGGGCCAGCCGGCTGTGCTGTGGTCGATGGCGATGTCGGCGCCCAGCGTGACGGCTCGTTCCCGCTTGGCGGACGAGCCGGCCGTGGCGATCACCCGCCCGGCACCGAACTCCTTCGCATGCTGCACCAGATAGCCGCCCACCGCGCTGGTGCCCGCCTCCACCAACACGGTCTCCGTGCCGTCGAGGCGCGCCCGGTGGAGGAGGGCGAGGGCGATCGAGCCGGGCGCCGCCACGGCCACCGCTTCGACGGGTGACACACCGTCCGGTACCGGGCACGCCATGGCGGCAGGCAGGACCACGTACTCCGCGTAGGCCCCGACGCCGCCGGTCACGCCCACCAGCGTGGTCCCGAGCAACTTCCCGTCGACGCCCGGGCCTACCTCGACCACCTCGCCGACCGCCTCCGCGCCGATCACTTCGGGCAGCGCGAGCGGGAACGGCAGCGTGCCGGCCCTGATCTGGGTCTCGGCGTAGCTCACGCCGACGGCATGGGCGCGGACGAGCACCTGGCCTTCCCCTGGTCGGGGACGCGGCAGGTCGGTCATCTGGAGATGCTCCGGACCGCCTGTCTCGGACAGGACGACAGCACGCATGGCTTCTCTCCTAAACTGAACCAGTGGTCCAGTTAATATATGGACCGCTGGTCAAGTTTGTCCATACGAAAGAATGACCGGATGGAACGTCGGGAGCGGGCCGATGCCGCGCGCAACAGGCAGGCGATCCTGCGGGCGGCCGAGGAACTGCTGCGGCGGCACCCGCCCGAGCAGGTCTCCGTCGAGCGTGTGGCGGCCGCCGCCGGTGTCGGCAAGGGGACGGTTTTCCACCGGTTCGGGAGCCGTACGGGACTCATGCGGGAGCTCATGGGTGAGCGGGCCCGCGAGCTGGAGCAGGCCGTCACTGACGGGCCGCCGCCGCTCGGCCCGGGGGCGCCGCCGGCGGTGCGGCTGGTGGCGTTTTTCGAGGCGGTGGCCGTGCTGGCGGCCCGCAACGGGAACCTCATGGCGGCGCACGAGCACGCCCAGGTCACCGGTAAGACGGCCAGGGAGGACAACCCGATCTACGTGTTCTGGCACCGGCACGTGTCGGAGTTGATCGCGGCGGGGCGGCCCGACGTGGACGCCGAGCAGATCGCGCACATGTTGCTCGGTGTGCTGCACATGGAGCCGATCGCGAGCCGGCTGCGGGCGGGAGAGCACGAGAGGCTCGCCGCCAGCTACGCCGACCTCGTCAAAGGGCTGATGGGCGGCGGCTCGTCAGAGGGCTGACTGGCGGAGAGCGGCCACCGCCGCTCTGATCGCGGGGTGCTCGCCGTACCCCCTCCGGAAGGCCGCCAGCGTGCGGCGGCTCAGCGGCAGGCGGGTGAGCGTGACCCCGGGCGGGGGCGAGGTCGCGGCCAGGCGCGGTACGAGCGCCACCCCCTGTCCCGCCGCCGCGAAGGCGAGGATGGTGTCGAAGTCGTCGACGTGGTGCCGGACGCGCGGCTCGAAGCCGGCCGCCTGGCATGCCCTGATCGCCATGGTGTGGCAGAGGGTGCCGGGCTTGTTCATGATCCACGAGTCGTCGCGGGCGTCGGCGATCGAGGCTCGGTCGGTCAGGTACATCGGCTCGCTGAACAGCGGCTCGGTCTCGATGGCGGCGTCGGTGACCGGCGGGACGAAGTCATAGTCGTGCACGAGCGCCACGTCCAGCTCCCCCGCCCGCAGCGCGGCAGAGACGTCGGCGGGGTCGATCTCGGAGACCATCGGCTCCAGCCCCGGGTGCGCCGCCGTGAGGGCGGCGAGGGCGCCGGGCAGGAGCACGCGGGCCGCCGTCGGGAACGCGCCGATCCGCAGCGGACCCGACGGCCCGCCACGCACGGCGGCGAGTGCGGCCGAGGCGCGCTCGAGCTGTTCGAGCACTGCCTGCGCGTGCTCGACGAGCAGGTGTCCCGCGGGGGTCAGCGTCACGGTGCGTCCTGTGCGTTCGAGC includes:
- a CDS encoding LysR substrate-binding domain-containing protein; translation: MLDPRKLLLLRELARRGTIAAVAEAVTFTPSAVSQQLSALEREAGVPLLERTGRTVTLTPAGHLLVEHAQAVLEQLERASAALAAVRGGPSGPLRIGAFPTAARVLLPGALAALTAAHPGLEPMVSEIDPADVSAALRAGELDVALVHDYDFVPPVTDAAIETEPLFSEPMYLTDRASIADARDDSWIMNKPGTLCHTMAIRACQAAGFEPRVRHHVDDFDTILAFAAAGQGVALVPRLAATSPPPGVTLTRLPLSRRTLAAFRRGYGEHPAIRAAVAALRQSAL
- a CDS encoding flavoprotein, which translates into the protein MTESREKELYVIVCAAEPAAEVGRLVAMAQDEGWIVQIVATPSALDFIDVPALELQTGRPVRSRYRKPSEPKPPRADAIIVAPATYNTINKFAQGIADTYALGVLAEAPGLGIPVVVVPVVNSALAARIPYRRSVEELRADGVRVLSGLDWKRALTELSSSD
- a CDS encoding serine hydrolase domain-containing protein, whose protein sequence is MAERVDEVLQAGAAPGFHGLVVMRGGEVVLERYGAGVDYRLGDSLGHVVFDRDTLHDMRSVSKSIVALLYGIALGDGLVPEPGAGLVAQFPEYRDLVEDPEKARLTVEHAITMTLGLEWNEDAPYTSTANSEIAMEFAPDRYRYVLERPVVEEAGKFWHYCGGATALLGGIIARGTGQPLEDYAATALFRPLGITDFDWSKGMHGVVSAAAGIRLRPVDLAAIGQLVLDGGRGIVPGEWLQEMLRPRVNIAEGFEYGYQWYLVTGDRPHVKGIGNGGQELLVLPGEDLVVAVTAGEYDGDSASSRAVLKAVLTE
- a CDS encoding quinone oxidoreductase family protein gives rise to the protein MRAVVLSETGGPEHLQMTDLPRPRPGEGQVLVRAHAVGVSYAETQIRAGTLPFPLALPEVIGAEAVGEVVEVGPGVDGKLLGTTLVGVTGGVGAYAEYVVLPAAMACPVPDGVSPVEAVAVAAPGSIALALLHRARLDGTETVLVEAGTSAVGGYLVQHAKEFGAGRVIATAGSSAKRERAVTLGADIAIDHSTAGWPAELPDVDVVFESIAGTTARQVLDRLTPGSGRMLYYGLLSGEPPAITAADLMERGVTLTGCSGPAWAAAAFGTHYPEMLARLASGRSQAFIDRTLPLEEATQAHRLLESRAATGRILLIP
- a CDS encoding TetR/AcrR family transcriptional regulator; its protein translation is MERRERADAARNRQAILRAAEELLRRHPPEQVSVERVAAAAGVGKGTVFHRFGSRTGLMRELMGERARELEQAVTDGPPPLGPGAPPAVRLVAFFEAVAVLAARNGNLMAAHEHAQVTGKTAREDNPIYVFWHRHVSELIAAGRPDVDAEQIAHMLLGVLHMEPIASRLRAGEHERLAASYADLVKGLMGGGSSEG